In Gimesia panareensis, the genomic window TGATGAAAAAGTAGACCAGGCGACCAGCTCACTGGATTATCTGGAAGTGCTCAATCACCTGGGTCCCGTTTACCGTGCGTTATGTCATACAACCCAGGCGCTGCAGACGGCCCGCGAAGCCATCCCGAAAGACAAACTGCTGATCGATTATCGCGATAACGCCTATCGCCTGGAGCGGACAGCCGAGCTCCTGATTGCAGACGCGAAAAACGCGCTGGAATATATCGTGGCCAAACAGGCTGAGGAACAGGCCAGGGTTTCTGCCCGCATCGAACTCTCGTCTCATCGGCTGAACCTGTTGATCGCCTACTTTTTTCCGATCGCCACACTCAGCACCATTTTCGGTACTAACTTCCGGCACGGCTATGAGCAGTACCTCATTCCGTATCCCTTCTGGATCATGGTCGCCACGGGACTGGGACTGGCTTTTGTGATCCATCTGTTTCTCAAACGAGGACCGAGATAAATATTTATTTCTGCTCTGGCAGCCTGCTGTGCAGCCAACCGGTCTTAAAGCCACAAAGGGTTTTGAGCATCTGCTCCCGCAGAAGCGGAGTCTGACTCATGACAGGCAGACAGAGATCGCGTCCCCAGCCCTTGATGACGCCGGACGATTGAAAGAAAGGGGAGAGCCAGCCCGTGATTCGCTGATAAAACCGCAGCTTATTCTTGCGGAGCAACTCATACTTGCGACAGGCTGCCTCAAAATCGGCTGTCTGTTGCAGACATTCAGCAAAAACCCAGACATCTTCCAGCGCCAGATTCGCCCCCTGTCCCAGGTGTGGGCTGGTCGGATGCGCGGCGTCTCCCAGAAAAATGATCCGCTCTGCATGCCAGCGGCGCATCGCGACACTGCGGTAGGTGGTAAAGGTATAATCCTGAAAACCATGCGTGGCATTGAGCAGCTCTTCCGCCTGAGGGCACAGTTTGAGGACTTCCTGTTTCCACGATTCGAATCCCTGCTGCTGATATCGCGCAAACTGGGACGCAGTCAGTCCCCAGAAAAAACTGCATTCGCCCTGACCAATGGGTAACATCCCGACGAGTTTCCGGGTGCCTGAGACCATCTGCAGGAGATGATCGCGGATGGCACTGCAATTCCCCGTGGCCCACAGGGCACCATATTCGTATTCCACACCCTTCTGCATGATTCCGGCAGCAGTCCGCAAAACTGATCGGGAGCCATCGGTGGCGATGATAAAATCGAATCGCTCACTGTATTCTCCGTTTTCCAACTGCAGCATCACACCTGTATTCTGCACCTGGTAACCGATCACGCGCGCGCCCTCTCTGATCTGTGCGCCCGCCTGTTTTGCCAGATCCAGCAGCGCTGCAAACAGACGTCCCCGGTGCACTCCCAGTCCGAACAGATGCGGATCGAGCCGCTGATATTCCAGTCGGATCAGACGTTTTCCCGACTCCCGTATCGCTTCGATGGCATTGAGCCGCGCGGACTGTGTAGCGATCGCGTCATAGATCCCCAGTTGCTGGAGCACTCGTTGTCCTATGGGCTGGATCAGGATCCCCGCCCCGACAGGACCACAGTGAACCGCCTGCTCGAAAAGCGTCACCTCGTGTCCCTGTGCCGCCAGGAGAGATGCTGCTGCTGTTCCCGCAATTCCGCAACCCGCGATGGCTATTTTCATAAATCAGGGTGTCTTCTGATGGAGTTGTCTGGACTGGAGAGTCATTACATAGTGAAATTCCAACATTCTGAAAAGGGGAAACCGCGACCGGGACTCGCTTTCTTTTTGGACAATCATTAACTATCTTAAATAAAGCAATCCTGATCCGAACATCTGGTGCTCTCACCTTCTCTTTCACAACCCAGGAGTCCTCCTCATGCGAATCGCGACCGGCGGCGTGCTTCATGAAACCAGTACCTATTCTGCACTACACACCACCCTGGATGATTTCATCAACGACCGCGGACTCTTTCGTGGTCAGGAGATCATGGACACGTTTCCCGGCGCGAACGTCTGTATCGGCGGCTTTATCGACGGAGCAAAACGGCACGGTTTTGAACTGATTCCCCTGCTGTGGACCTTCGCGTTTCCCAGTGGTCTGATTGAACGCAAGACCTACGATGATCTGTTGGCCGAATTTCTGGAACGGCTGAAAGCAGCGGAAGACGAAGGGGGTCCGGTCGACGGCGTGCTGCTCGACCTGCACGGCGCAATGGTGATCGACGGCATCGAAGACGGAGATGGCCACTTCATCGCTAAGGTGCGGGAATACCTGGGAGACGATCGGCCGATCCTGGTCACGCCGGATATGCACGGCAATCACTCTCCGCTCCGCGTGGAACAGGCAACCGCAATTCTGGGCTACGATACTTATCCCCATATTGACATGAATGAACGGGGGCAGGAAGCCGCTGACCTGATCGTGCGGATCATCAACGGCGAAGTCAAACCAGTGATGACGCTCAGAAAGATCCCCCTCTTCTGGAGCACGGCCTGCCAGGTGACCGCGCATATGCCGATGAAAGAGGTCATGGATTACGCACACGAAATCGAAACCCGTCCCGGAATCTTGAGCGTCACCGTCTCGACCGGATTCCCCTGGGCGGACATTCCTGAGGTAGGACCCTCGATTATTGTTGTGGCAGACAACGATCAGGCACTGGCAGACAAGACGGCAGATGAATTCAGCACCTGGATCTGGGAACGCCGGCGCCGCTGGTACAAACTCCCCTTCTCAGTCACAGATGCGATCAAAGAGGGACAGGAAATCGGTAAGTACCCGATCATCCTGGCCGACCATGCCGACAACACCGGAGGCGGAACCGCCGGGGATTCCACCGAGATCCTGCAGACTTTTCTGGATATGAAACTGGACAAGGCACTGATTCTGTATATCGTTGATCCCGAGGTAGTCGCGCTGGCACACGAGGCCGGCGTGGGCGGAATGATTGAAACAGAAGTCGGCGGGAAATCGGATCCGATTCAGGGTCCACCGGTCAAGATGAAGGCAGAAGTCAAAGCGCTGTCACAGGGGGAATTCAAATACGACGGTCCGATGTACGCCGGTCTGACAGGCAATATGGGTCCCTCGGCCTGGATTCAGCAGGACGGTGTGAATGTGGTTGTCGTGACGGCCCGCGAGCAACCATTCGGACCGGCCTTCTCCAAAACACTGGGGATTGACTGCGAGTCGATGAATTACATTGCGGTGAAATCGTCGGCCCACTTCCGGGCCAGTTTTGAACCGTTTGCCGGCTCGATCTTTAACGTCGAAGCCCGCGCGATTCATACCCACGATTTTGCGAAGCTGAATCACCAGCGGAGAAAGCAGGATTTCTATCCGGTGGAAATTCCTTACGACAGTGCTCCGGAGATTTAAGAGCGAGAGGCATCAGCCTTTGACTTTAAAGCCGATTTCTTTGAGTGTTTCACGGACCCGGTCCAGCTGCTCGCCCTGAATTTCCAGCTCCTCGCCTTTGAGTGCGCCGCCGGCACCGCAACGGTCTTTGAGATGTTTTAACAGTTCGGGCAAGTCATTGCCCTCTTCAGGGAGGCCGCGAACCACGGTCACGCGTTTGCCTTTCTTGCGTTTTTCGATCGACAGACGTGCTGTCTGCTGTTCGGGAGGAATCCGCAGGGGAGGCTCGGGCGGGCAGACACATTCCTCTTCCAGCTGATCGCATTTTTCACAGCGGGGAGGTCGATCAAAGGGCGTTCCTTCAAACAATCGCATGATGGCTCCTTCGTTTATTGAACCCGGGACTCCAGATCTTCCCAGCGTTCCAGCAGTCGTTCCAGTTCACTTTGGATCGTTTCCAGACGGGCTGTGGCTTCAGTGATGATATCGCTGTTCTGTTTAAAGAAGTCAGGAGACGACATCGCAGACTGCAGCTCTACCTGCTCCTGCTCCAGTTCCTCGATCTGTTGCGGAATCTGCTCCAGTTCCCGCTCTTCTTTATAGCTGAGTTTGGCCTTCGCCTTCGGTTTTTCCTGTTTCGGCTCTGCTGTCGGTTTCACTTCCGTTTTCTGACTCTCGACGGCACGGCTGTTTTCGGATTGTCTCAGATAATCATCGTAGCCGCCTGCATATTCTTTGACGTTCCCTTCCTCATCGATCACCAGGGTTGCCGTGACCACGTTATTCAGGAAGGCCCGGTCGTGGCTGACCAGCAGGAGTGTCGCGGGGTGATTACAGATCAGTTCTTCGAGCAGTTCCAGTGTTTCCGCGTCCAGATCGTTCGTCGGTTCGTCGAGTACGAACAGGTTGGCGGGACGTTTAAACAGTTTGGCAAGCAGCAGCCGGTTGCGTTCTCCTCCCGAAAGGAAGCGGGCCGGTCGGCGGGCCCGTTCCGGCGTGAAGAGAAAATCCTGCAGATAGCCGTAAATGTTACGGGGTTTGCCGTCGATGGTGAGAGTTTCCTGTCCCTCACCGACATTTTCGATCACGGTTTTCTCTTCTTCGATCTGTTCGCGGAGCTGATCGAAGTACAGAATCTCCAGATTGGTTCCCGTGCGAATGGTACCTGTGTCTGGCTTAAGCTGACCCAGCATCAGTTTCAACAGGGTCGTTTTGCCGGCCCCGTTGCGGCCGATGATCCCGATTTTGTCGCCGCGGGTAATCAGCGTGGAAAAGTTCTGTATCACCGGTTCATCGCCATAAGAGAACGAGACGTCCTTGGCTTCGATCACCAGCTGTCCCGAACGGTCGGCACTGGCGACCTGCAGGTTCACATTGCCCACCTGGGTCCGACGCTGCTTGCGTTCCTCCCGCATTTTTTTCAGGGCCCGCACTCGTCCTTCATTGCGGGTCCGGCGGGCTTTGATTCCCTGGCGGATCCAGGTTTCTTCCTCAGCCAGTTTTTTATCAAACAGGGCATTCTGTTTTTCCTCCGCTTCGAGAAATGCTTCCTTGCGCTTGAGAAACGTTTCGTAGTCGCAGGTCCAGTCGTACATATGACCGCGATCGATTTCGATGATCCGCGTCGCCAGTGCCTGCAGAAACATACGGTCGTGCGTCACAAACAACAGCGTTCCTTCGTAAGACTGCAGAAACTGCTCCAGCCACTTGATCGCGGGGATGTCCAGATGGTTCGTCGGTTCGTCCAGCAGCAGGATGTCCGGCGACTGCACGATCGCCCGGGCGAGCAACACGCGGCGTTTCATCCCGGAGGAGAGCGATTCGAAGATTTCCTCTCCCGAGAGTCCCATGCGTGCGAGAATCTGATCGACCGCGTGATCTACTTCCCAATCGTGTTCAAAGAAGGGAGCGGCTGCTTCAGCCACAAATTCGTGAATCTGGTGTGCTCCGCCGGCGGGGACTTCCTGAACCAGGCGGGCAACCCGCAGATCCTTATCGCGTTTGATGTCGCCGTGATCCGGTTCGAGTTCACCTGCGATGATTTTCATCAGCGTCGATTTACCGGCTCCGTTCCGCCCCAAAAGTCCGATGCGTTCCCCCGCATTGATTTCCAGGTTGATGCCGTCCAACAGCGGCGGGCCACTCCAGGTAAAGGAGACTTCACTCAAGCTTAACAGCGACATCGCACAGCACTTCCGCTCACTTTGATATAAAAAAACCCGACTCTGCAGGTCGGGAATCAAACGCACACGGACATGTTAAGTTCAAGATCGTCAATCTGCAATGCCGGCGCGGAGCGGTATTTGAGAGAACCAGAGTATCAGGGGACTCAGATTCAGAGACGTTTGCGACCAGAGAGCAGGCTCAGGACAGCGACAAACAGGGAGGCACCAATGATCGACCAGACTACGGGGTAACTTCTACCGCCAAGGGTAATCGCAAAGACAACCGGTAGATCCAGCGCCATGGCCAGCTTGCTGCCGATCAGGGCACCGATAAATCCCAGTGCGATCGAGACCAGGCATCCGCCTCGTGAGGAACCAGCCAGTGCCCGGGCGATACTGCCACACAAACCTGCGACGACGAGCAGGATGATCAGTTCGGTCAAATCCATGGGATTCCCTGAGATGCATATCAAGCAAGATGAATGGAAACAGAGCCTGAAAACAGTTCCGGCTCTGCACACATAATCTAGGTCAGATTTGACAGTCTGTCCAGTGCCCGTTCTGAATTGTGCTCACCGGACCACACTTGAGTTGATCCGAAAACCAGCATCACATTCCTGTTTGTTGATCCGAATACTCGCCACCGGCGTGCCAATCTGTTAGCATAATTCTCAGGTCTGGTTTGCCTAAAACCATCCATTCAACATGAAATTCACCCTGCTAATGAGGTTTCATCTTGCGCGCTCTGTCTACTGGCTGTTTCGTTCTGCTGACTGCAATTCCTCTCCTCTCTGCATCACTCTGCCTGAGTGCAGAACCAGAGACCAAATCTGATCCGGCCCTGGTTGCTTCCCCTGTGAATACCAATCCCGGTCCGGAATATGCTGACAATACGCGTATGTTCCAGGGGATCCCGGGAATGGAACGGGCTGCTAACGGACGGCTCTGGGCGCTCTGGTATGCGGGAGGAACCGGCGAAGGCGAATTGAACTACGTTGTGCTGGTCACGAGCGGCAACGATGGCAAAACCTGGTCAGGGCCGAAAGTCGTCATCGATCCTCCGGGTCCGGTGCGGGCTTACGACCCGACACTGTGGCGTGATCCTTCCAGACGCCTCTGGCTGTTCTGGGCACAATCATATCGCTGGTGGGACGGGCGCAGTGGTGTCTGGGCAATTACCACCGATGATGCGGACAAAGAGAATCCGACCTGGAGTGCTCCCCGCCGGCTGTGCAACGGGATCATGATGAATAAACCGACGGTGCTCTCCAATGGCGACTGGCTGCTCCCCGTTGCGGTCTGGAAACAGCCTGCCAAAGCATCGATCGAACACCGCTTCGACTTACCCGAGGAACGGGGCGGCAATATTGTCATCTCCCGTGACCAGGGGAAAACCTTTGAACTGCTGGGACAGACCGATGTTCCCCATCGTACCTTCGATGAACACATGATTGTCGAACGCAAAGACGGCAGCTTGTGGACACTGGTCCGCACCAGCTACGGGATCGGCGAGTCGATCTCTACGGACGGTGGTAAGACCTGGTCTGCCGGGAAAGAATCTTCCATCCCGCACATCAATGCCCGCTTCTTCATCCGCAGACTGAAGTCGGGCGGCCTGCTGCTGGTGCGTCACAATCCCCAAAACCGCAAGACCCGCAGCGACCTGACCGCTTACATTTCCAAAGATGATGGTAAGACCTGGGAAGGGGGACTGCTGCTGGATGAACGGCCTGGGGTCTCCTATCCGGACGGCGTCCAGAGTGAGGACGGGACGATCTACATCATCTACGATTACTCACGGACCGGCGATAAAAAAATCCTGATGACGACCTTCACGGAGGCGGATGTCCTGGCAGGTAAGCCGGTCTCCGGTAAAGTTCGGCAGCGGGTCCTGATCAACCAGGCCACGGGGAAGAAGCTTGAGAAAAAGTAAACCACTTGAATCCAACCTGAATCATCGGCCTTTTATCATGAGGTTTTGAATATGAGGTGTCTGTTTTATCTTGCCGTATTGACCGGCCTGCTGCTGGCTCCCGCGCAGTCATTTGCGAAAGACCAGCGGAATGTTCTGATCCTGTTTTCCGATAACCAGAACTGGGATGACTGCGGCTGCTACGGAAACTCCGTGATCAAGACACCTCACATCGACCAACTGGCCCGGGAGGGAACCCGCTACCAGTACGCATTCGCGACCACCGCCTCCTGCGGTCCCTGTCGCGGCGTGTTTTATACCGGCCTGCAGACTTATGCCAGCGGACAGTATGGCCATCCCCACGGCGCACACAACTTCCGCCTGCGACCTCACGTGCAGACCGTATTCGCACTGCTCGATAAAAACAACTATCGCACTGGAATGATCGGCAAGTATCATCTGTGGCCGGAAGATACCACCATTGATTTCCAGCCCAAGGTCGGCAGTTACCAGGTCAAAGCGATGGCCGATCAGGCCGCTGCATTCATGCAGCAGGAAAGTGACAAGCCTTTCTTCCTGGTGCTGGGGTTCCACGATCCGCATCCCACTTCGCGCACCCGACCGGAATGGGGTGTCAAATCACCCGAACCCGGAATGCCGCTGGTAGAATACGATCCAAACAGTATTGAAGTTCCCCGCTATCTGCCCGATCGCCCCGAGGTGCGGGAAGGACTGGCCGGCTATTACCAGCAGATCAGCTACATGGACGCCGGCATCGGGCGTATTCTGAAAGCACTCAAAGATTCGGGCCAGGCAGACAACACGCTGGTCATTTTCACCAGCGATCACGGTTCCTCTGAACCGGGGGCGATGGCCAACCATTACGATCCCGGAGTCCATGTGCCGATGATTATTCGCGAACCGGGGCTGCCTGCCGACAAGCAGGGGATCGTTTCCGATGCCATGGTTTCGCTGGTCGATGTGACACCTACCGTGTTGGACTGGACCGGTACCAAAGGCCCCCGCTACAAGCTGCAGGGGCGGAGTATGCTGCCGACCGTCGGACACGAACATACGCCGGGCTGGGATGATGTGGTCCTGGCACACATCTTTCATGAAGTGACGATGTACTATCCGATGCGGACCATTCGCACCCGCGATTTTAAGCTGATCTGGAACCTGGAATGGCGATCGAAGTATCCCCTGCCCATCGACACCCTCTCGCGAGCGACCTGGAACGAAACACTGCGTTTGCAGGAACCGACACTCGGTCAGCGGACTGTGAAAAAATTCCTGTTCCGTGATGAAGTCGAGTTGTACGACCTCAAAAATGATCCGGACGAGGTAATCAATGTTGCCTGTCAGCCCGAATATCAGAAAGTCCGCCGGGAACTCTCAGAACAGCTGCTGGACTATTTGAAAGAGACAGACGACCTGTGGCTCAAGCAGTATACGCTGCCGATCTCGTGTGATGCGACTGCAGAAAACCAGGAAGCGGAGTACAAACCGCTGTTCAACGGCAAGGACCTGACCGGCTGGACTTTAAAACGGGCCAACCGGAAGGGTTATCACGTCGAGGACGGCAAACTGGTCTGCCCTTCCGATGGGGGCGGCTTCCTGTTTACCGAGAAAGAATATGGTGATTTCAGCCTGAAATTTGATTTCAAACTGACGACCGCAGCCAATAACGGCATCGCCATCCGTTGCCCGCTCGTCGATCAGCGTCCCGC contains:
- a CDS encoding CorA family divalent cation transporter, translated to MQESSLVPGAWNVPAEFRDRLGKQVGRQRTMVAEGHLLIILHAPPDPEDSYRKGRFFWREPDSTWHASDFKGGPDALNQHLDEYQQLLEDFDEKVDQATSSLDYLEVLNHLGPVYRALCHTTQALQTAREAIPKDKLLIDYRDNAYRLERTAELLIADAKNALEYIVAKQAEEQARVSARIELSSHRLNLLIAYFFPIATLSTIFGTNFRHGYEQYLIPYPFWIMVATGLGLAFVIHLFLKRGPR
- a CDS encoding FAD-dependent oxidoreductase, with amino-acid sequence MKIAIAGCGIAGTAAASLLAAQGHEVTLFEQAVHCGPVGAGILIQPIGQRVLQQLGIYDAIATQSARLNAIEAIRESGKRLIRLEYQRLDPHLFGLGVHRGRLFAALLDLAKQAGAQIREGARVIGYQVQNTGVMLQLENGEYSERFDFIIATDGSRSVLRTAAGIMQKGVEYEYGALWATGNCSAIRDHLLQMVSGTRKLVGMLPIGQGECSFFWGLTASQFARYQQQGFESWKQEVLKLCPQAEELLNATHGFQDYTFTTYRSVAMRRWHAERIIFLGDAAHPTSPHLGQGANLALEDVWVFAECLQQTADFEAACRKYELLRKNKLRFYQRITGWLSPFFQSSGVIKGWGRDLCLPVMSQTPLLREQMLKTLCGFKTGWLHSRLPEQK
- a CDS encoding M81 family metallopeptidase; translation: MRIATGGVLHETSTYSALHTTLDDFINDRGLFRGQEIMDTFPGANVCIGGFIDGAKRHGFELIPLLWTFAFPSGLIERKTYDDLLAEFLERLKAAEDEGGPVDGVLLDLHGAMVIDGIEDGDGHFIAKVREYLGDDRPILVTPDMHGNHSPLRVEQATAILGYDTYPHIDMNERGQEAADLIVRIINGEVKPVMTLRKIPLFWSTACQVTAHMPMKEVMDYAHEIETRPGILSVTVSTGFPWADIPEVGPSIIVVADNDQALADKTADEFSTWIWERRRRWYKLPFSVTDAIKEGQEIGKYPIILADHADNTGGGTAGDSTEILQTFLDMKLDKALILYIVDPEVVALAHEAGVGGMIETEVGGKSDPIQGPPVKMKAEVKALSQGEFKYDGPMYAGLTGNMGPSAWIQQDGVNVVVVTAREQPFGPAFSKTLGIDCESMNYIAVKSSAHFRASFEPFAGSIFNVEARAIHTHDFAKLNHQRRKQDFYPVEIPYDSAPEI
- a CDS encoding translation initiation factor, which codes for MRLFEGTPFDRPPRCEKCDQLEEECVCPPEPPLRIPPEQQTARLSIEKRKKGKRVTVVRGLPEEGNDLPELLKHLKDRCGAGGALKGEELEIQGEQLDRVRETLKEIGFKVKG
- a CDS encoding ATP-binding cassette domain-containing protein, whose product is MSLLSLSEVSFTWSGPPLLDGINLEINAGERIGLLGRNGAGKSTLMKIIAGELEPDHGDIKRDKDLRVARLVQEVPAGGAHQIHEFVAEAAAPFFEHDWEVDHAVDQILARMGLSGEEIFESLSSGMKRRVLLARAIVQSPDILLLDEPTNHLDIPAIKWLEQFLQSYEGTLLFVTHDRMFLQALATRIIEIDRGHMYDWTCDYETFLKRKEAFLEAEEKQNALFDKKLAEEETWIRQGIKARRTRNEGRVRALKKMREERKQRRTQVGNVNLQVASADRSGQLVIEAKDVSFSYGDEPVIQNFSTLITRGDKIGIIGRNGAGKTTLLKLMLGQLKPDTGTIRTGTNLEILYFDQLREQIEEEKTVIENVGEGQETLTIDGKPRNIYGYLQDFLFTPERARRPARFLSGGERNRLLLAKLFKRPANLFVLDEPTNDLDAETLELLEELICNHPATLLLVSHDRAFLNNVVTATLVIDEEGNVKEYAGGYDDYLRQSENSRAVESQKTEVKPTAEPKQEKPKAKAKLSYKEERELEQIPQQIEELEQEQVELQSAMSSPDFFKQNSDIITEATARLETIQSELERLLERWEDLESRVQ
- a CDS encoding sialidase family protein, whose protein sequence is MRALSTGCFVLLTAIPLLSASLCLSAEPETKSDPALVASPVNTNPGPEYADNTRMFQGIPGMERAANGRLWALWYAGGTGEGELNYVVLVTSGNDGKTWSGPKVVIDPPGPVRAYDPTLWRDPSRRLWLFWAQSYRWWDGRSGVWAITTDDADKENPTWSAPRRLCNGIMMNKPTVLSNGDWLLPVAVWKQPAKASIEHRFDLPEERGGNIVISRDQGKTFELLGQTDVPHRTFDEHMIVERKDGSLWTLVRTSYGIGESISTDGGKTWSAGKESSIPHINARFFIRRLKSGGLLLVRHNPQNRKTRSDLTAYISKDDGKTWEGGLLLDERPGVSYPDGVQSEDGTIYIIYDYSRTGDKKILMTTFTEADVLAGKPVSGKVRQRVLINQATGKKLEKK
- a CDS encoding sulfatase-like hydrolase/transferase; this translates as MRCLFYLAVLTGLLLAPAQSFAKDQRNVLILFSDNQNWDDCGCYGNSVIKTPHIDQLAREGTRYQYAFATTASCGPCRGVFYTGLQTYASGQYGHPHGAHNFRLRPHVQTVFALLDKNNYRTGMIGKYHLWPEDTTIDFQPKVGSYQVKAMADQAAAFMQQESDKPFFLVLGFHDPHPTSRTRPEWGVKSPEPGMPLVEYDPNSIEVPRYLPDRPEVREGLAGYYQQISYMDAGIGRILKALKDSGQADNTLVIFTSDHGSSEPGAMANHYDPGVHVPMIIREPGLPADKQGIVSDAMVSLVDVTPTVLDWTGTKGPRYKLQGRSMLPTVGHEHTPGWDDVVLAHIFHEVTMYYPMRTIRTRDFKLIWNLEWRSKYPLPIDTLSRATWNETLRLQEPTLGQRTVKKFLFRDEVELYDLKNDPDEVINVACQPEYQKVRRELSEQLLDYLKETDDLWLKQYTLPISCDATAENQEAEYKPLFNGKDLTGWTLKRANRKGYHVEDGKLVCPSDGGGFLFTEKEYGDFSLKFDFKLTTAANNGIAIRCPLVDQRPAYQGIEIQVLDNKGYPKKLKPTQYHGSVYDVIPAKKGALKPVGEWNHEEIIYRGTKITVIVNDIPVLQTDLADIKDPEVLAKHPGLKNKRGHIGLLGHGSHVEYKNIRIKEI